From a region of the Bradyrhizobium manausense genome:
- a CDS encoding GNAT family N-acetyltransferase — MYTIRMADASDEDVADTLAELHRLTFFDAAPMPEFDFGTWWLAYQGDDAVAFAGVVPSTYARNSGYFSRVGVLERHWGGGLQLRLMRAIEARGRRVGWDGIVSDTTDNLASANNFIKAGYQLYEPEVPWAWSHTLYWRRQLR; from the coding sequence ATGTACACCATTCGTATGGCCGATGCGTCAGATGAGGATGTTGCCGACACATTGGCTGAATTGCATCGGTTGACATTCTTCGACGCTGCGCCGATGCCGGAGTTCGATTTCGGAACGTGGTGGCTTGCTTATCAAGGAGACGATGCGGTCGCTTTTGCGGGCGTCGTGCCGTCCACCTATGCGCGAAATAGCGGCTACTTTTCCAGGGTCGGCGTCTTGGAGCGTCACTGGGGCGGGGGACTTCAGCTCAGGCTGATGCGAGCGATCGAGGCGCGAGGACGGCGTGTCGGGTGGGACGGCATTGTATCCGATACGACCGACAATCTCGCCTCTGCGAATAATTTCATCAAGGCGGGCTATCAGCTCTACGAGCCCGAGGTGCCGTGGGCCTGGTCGCACACCCTCTACTGGCGAAGGCAGCTTCGCTAA
- a CDS encoding CaiB/BaiF CoA transferase family protein: MSTKPQLPERPSRAAERPTALDGLLVVDFTRVVAGPACTQTLADFGARVVKIENPDGGDDTRAYEHAEIGGESAAYLSLNRNKAGIALDLAVPEAREVALDLIRKADVVVENFSSGVMKKFGLDYESVAPLNPRLIYCSISAYGRTGPFASRPGFDPITQAESGFMSLNGFADGPAVRTGPPIVDMATGMSACNAILLALLARDRLGRGQHVEVALFDVAMGMTGFYGMAYLINGENPGRFGNSPSGSPTVGVYEASDGPLYMACANDRLYRRLVIEVLNRPDLINDAQFATRKARSENKELLRAAIAEVFAGDTLENWMAKMKLANIPVGYLRTVEEGFNAPEARERARLSRIPHRTAQWVPNIEPAISMSLTAAIDPVAAPLLGEHTEGVLRETLGYDEKRIAALAQKGVFGLRKTAASD, encoded by the coding sequence ATGTCCACCAAGCCTCAATTGCCGGAGCGGCCGTCGCGAGCGGCCGAAAGACCGACCGCGCTCGATGGTCTGCTGGTTGTCGATTTCACGCGCGTGGTCGCAGGTCCCGCCTGCACCCAAACGCTCGCCGATTTCGGTGCGCGCGTCGTCAAGATCGAAAACCCTGATGGTGGCGACGACACGCGCGCCTATGAGCATGCCGAGATCGGCGGGGAAAGCGCGGCCTATCTCAGCCTTAACCGCAACAAAGCCGGTATCGCGCTCGATCTCGCCGTGCCTGAGGCGCGTGAGGTCGCGCTGGATCTGATCCGCAAGGCGGACGTCGTCGTTGAGAATTTCTCCAGTGGGGTCATGAAGAAGTTCGGCCTCGACTATGAGTCCGTCGCGCCACTCAACCCGCGGCTGATCTATTGCTCGATTTCGGCCTACGGGCGAACCGGGCCGTTCGCCTCACGTCCGGGCTTTGATCCCATCACGCAAGCCGAGAGCGGATTCATGTCGCTGAACGGATTTGCGGATGGTCCTGCGGTTCGGACCGGACCACCAATCGTCGACATGGCAACGGGGATGTCGGCCTGCAATGCCATTCTGCTGGCGCTGTTGGCGCGGGACCGACTCGGCCGCGGCCAGCATGTCGAGGTCGCGCTCTTCGACGTTGCCATGGGAATGACCGGCTTTTACGGGATGGCCTATCTGATCAACGGCGAGAACCCCGGACGGTTCGGCAATTCGCCGAGCGGGTCGCCGACCGTCGGCGTCTATGAGGCATCGGATGGTCCGCTTTACATGGCCTGCGCCAATGACCGGCTATATCGACGGTTGGTTATCGAGGTGCTGAATCGTCCGGATCTCATTAACGACGCACAATTCGCGACGCGCAAGGCGCGCTCCGAGAACAAGGAGCTCCTCCGTGCGGCCATTGCGGAGGTCTTCGCCGGCGACACGCTCGAGAACTGGATGGCGAAGATGAAGCTCGCCAATATTCCGGTCGGCTATCTCCGCACGGTCGAAGAAGGTTTCAATGCACCCGAAGCACGGGAACGCGCGCGCCTGAGCCGGATCCCGCATCGCACGGCGCAGTGGGTGCCGAACATCGAGCCGGCGATCAGCATGAGCCTGACGGCGGCAATTGACCCCGTGGCGGCGCCGCTGCTGGGCGAGCACACCGAAGGCGTCTTGCGCGAGACGCTCGGTTACGACGAGAAGCGGATTGCGGCCTTGGCCCAAAAAGGGGTGTTCGGGCTGCGCAAGACCGCAGCATCGGATTGA